In Camelina sativa cultivar DH55 chromosome 16, Cs, whole genome shotgun sequence, a single window of DNA contains:
- the LOC104752994 gene encoding LOW QUALITY PROTEIN: transcription elongation factor SPT6-like (The sequence of the model RefSeq protein was modified relative to this genomic sequence to represent the inferred CDS: deleted 2 bases in 1 codon) — MEKINDEPQIDDDPVEKRDNDDEEDDDEDDQFDYGDGFLVDSSDDGEDEEEEQRPCTEKKSGNRRKKDQDFSLHEDDYLLLEDNNANFERKKYKRWKKSTEEEININDDDDDDDDDLSHFIVDEDSHGVRKINKFKQGTDSNALRYANDLFGDPEELLKLRRKDLAYNEKIERKIEDEFGPMVLSEKYMTERDDEIRKLDVPERMQISEETFGVAPVDESSIEEESHWIYARLVQEQGLCCLVNKDDIVRFLELYHVQKLEIPFIAMYRKEQCLSLLDSSDHDDGDKKLETKWHKVLWMIQDLDRKWLLLRKRKTALFGYYTKRFEEETCRSDLNKSLFESVIKSLEASETEREVDDVDSKFNLHFPLREIDEEGQYKRPNRKSQYNICSKFGIREFANKFGYSAEQLGLALSLEKVLVEDLEDAKETPEEMALNYVCAMFEDPQAVLKGARHVAAVEISCEVLIKKYLRGIYMENAVVSTSPTPDGNVVIDSFHRFSAVKWLREKPLRKFEGVQWLLIQKAEEEKLLQVTFKLPENHMNRIISECNEHYLSVGVSKYAQIWNEQRKLILEDAVHGFLLPSMEKEARSLLTSRAKTRLLSEYGQVLWNKVSSGPYQRNDKEAVPRVLACCWGPGTPETTFVMLDSSGELLDVLYAGSLALRLPDVNDQQRKKKEQDRLSKFITEHQPDVVALGAVNMSCLRLKDKIYEVIFEIVEELGFDVINGFRDILVVYADESLPRLYENSRISSEQLPQQPGIVKRAVALGRYLQNPLAMISTLCGPCKDILSWKLHSLQDFLDPDEKYEMVEQVMVDITNQVGIDINLAASHEWLFSPLQFVSGFGPRKASSLQKSLVRAGSIFVRKELINHGIGKKVFVNAAGFLRIRRSGSACNSSQFIDLLDDTRIHPESYGPAQELAKDVYAHDGIVRGGEDDAIEMAIEHVRDQPASLRRIVLDEYLRSKNQDNKKETYRLIMRELICGFQDWRSPFKAIDADEEFYMFSGETKETIGEGRIVQATVQKVTSGKAICALDCRLPGILSKEDYSDNGRDIVDLSNKLCEGDMVTCKIISIQKNRYRVLLVCKESEMRKNINFEDVDEYYHEEEQNNAMVEKEKAPKEKKQFKSRMIVHPRFQNITAEQAAEYLSDKNIGESIVRPSSRGLNHLTLMIKIFDNVYANKEIIEGDKESKDIVSLQRIGKTLKIGNETFEDLDEVMDRYADPLVTHLMTMINYRKFRTGTKSEIDDLLRVEKGENPKMVVYGFDVSHEHPGSFILSYIRSANPHHEYIGLYPKGFKFRKRMFGDLDKLAAYFKRHIDDPVHYYQ, encoded by the exons ATGGAAAAGATCAACGATG AGCCACAGATTGATGACGATCCAGTGGAGAAGCGAGACaacgatgatgaagaagacgatgatgaagatgatcagTTTGATTACGGAGATGGGTTTCTAGTGGATAGTTCggatgatggagaagacgaagaagaagaacaaagaccATGTACTGAGAAAAAGAGTGGAAATAGAAGGAAGAAAGACCAAGACTTTAGCCTTCACGAAGATGATTACCTTCTTCTAGAAGACAACAACGccaattttgaaagaaaaaagtataaacGTTGGAAGAAATCTACCGAGGAAGAGATTAACAtcaacgatgatgatgatgatgatgatgatgatttgagtcACTTCATTGTAGATGAAGATAGTCATGGAGTGAGgaagataaataaatttaagcAAGGAACTGATTCGAACGCTTTACGGTATGCTAATGATCTGTTTGGTGATCCTGAAGAACTGTTGAAACTTAGGAGAAAGGATTTGGCATATAACGAAAAGATTGAAAGAAAGATAGAAGATGAGTTTGGACCAATGGTTCTCTCTGAGAAGTATATgacagagagagatgatgaaatTAGGAAGCTTGATGTTCCTGAGAGAATGCAGATATCTGAAGAAACCTTTGGAGTCGCTCCAGTGGATGAAAGTAGCATTGAAGAAGAGAGTCATTGGATTTATGCTCGATTGGTTCAAGAACAAGGTCTGTGTTGTTTGGTGAACAAAGATGATATTGTTAGATTTTTGGAGCTGTATCATGTGCAGAAGCTAGAGATACCGTTTATAGCTATGTACCGGAAGGAGCAGTGTCTGAGTTTATTAGACAGTTCTGATCATGATGATGGTGATAAGAAGCTTGAGACCAAGTGGCATAAAGTCTTGTGGATGATTCAAGATTTGGACAGAAAGTGGCTTCTTCTGCGGAAACGAAAAACTGCTTTGTTCGGTTACTATACAAAAcgttttgaagaagaaacctgCAGGTCTGATCTGAATAAGAGTCTTTTTGAATCGGTTATCAAGTCCCTTGAAGCatctgaaacagagagagaagtgGATGATGTAGACTCAAAGTTCAACTTGCATTTTCCTCTTCGTGAGATCGATGAAGAAGGACAGTACAAGAGGCCTAATAGGAAATCACAATATAACATCTGCAGCAAATTTGGGATCCGGGAATTTGCAAACAAGTTTGGTTATAGCGCTGAGCAGTTGGGACTCGCGTTGTCTCTTGAGAAAGTTCTTGTTGAAGATCTTGAAGATGCAAAGGAAACACCTGAGGAGATGGCATTGAACTATGTCTGTGCAATGTTTGAAGATCCTCAAGCTGTTCTTAAAGGCGCAAGACATGTGGCTGCGGTCGAGATAAGCTGTGAGGTATTGATCAAAAAGTATCTTCGAGGGATTTATATGGAGAATGCAGTAGTCTCAACAAGTCCAACACCAGATGGGAATGTGGTTATAGATTCTTTCCATCGGTTCTCTGCGGTTAAGTGGTTACGGGAAAAGCCTTTGAGGAAGTTTGAAGGTGTACAATGGCTTCTCATTCAGAAAGCGGAAGAGGAGAAGCTTCTTCAAGTAACTTTCAAGCTCCCGGAGAATCATATGAATAGGATCATTAGTGAATGCAATGAACACTATCTAAGTGTTGGTGTTAGTAAGTATGCTCAAATCTGGAATGAGCAGAGGAAACTGATATTGGAAGACGCGGTTCACGGTTTTCTTTTGCCGTCGATGGAGAAAGAAGCAAGATCCTTGCTAACTAGCAGAGCTAAGACTCGGTTGCTTTCGGAGTATGGACAGGTTTTATGGAACAAAGTGTCTTCAGGGCCATACCAAAGGAATGATAAGGAAGCTGTGCCAAGGGTCTTGGCG TGTTGTTGGGGACCTGGAACTCCAGAGACTACATTTGTGATGCTGGATTCATCGGGAGAGCTTCTTGATGTGCTTTACGCGGGATCCTTGGCATTGCGACTTCCAGATGTAAATGACCAACAACGTAAAAAGAAGGAGCAAGATCGTCTTTCAAAGTTTATAACAGAACATCAACCGGATGTTGTGGCTTTAGGAGCTGTAAATATGAGTTGTTTACGTCTGAAGGATAAGATTTATGAGGTAATATTCGAAATCGTGGAAGAACTAGGCTTTGATGTAATTAATGGGTTTCGTGATATTTTAGTGGTTTATGCGGATGAGTCTCTTCCTAGGCTATACGAAAACTCTAGAATCTCAAGTGAACAACTACCTCAACAGCCAGGGATTGTGAAACGTGCAGTTGCTCTTGGACGTTATCTCCAGAATCCATTAGCAATGATCTCAACTTTATGCGGTCCATGTAAAGATATTTTGTCTTGGAAGCTTCATTCTTTGCAGGACTTTCTTGATCCAGATGAGAAGTATGAGATGGTTGAACAAGTTATGGTTGACATAACGAATCAAGTTGGAATCGACATTAATCTGGCTGCGAGCCATGAATGGCTTTTTTCTCCTTTACAGTTTGTTTCAGGGTTTGGCCCTAGGAAAGCTTCATCTTTGCAGAAGTCTCTTGTTAGAGCTGGTTCAATATTTGTCCGCAAGGAACTGATAAATCATGGGATTGGTaaaaaagtatttgtaaatgCAGCTGGTTTCTTGAGGATTCGTAGGAGCGGATCAGCTTGTAATAGCAGCCAGTTTATTGATCTGTTGGATGATACTAGAATACATCCTGAATCATACGGTCCTGCGCAGGAATTGGCGAAAGATGTTTATGCTCATGATGGTATCGTAAGAGGTGGTGAGGATGATGCGATAGAGATGGCGATTGAGCATGTGAGAGATCAGCCAGCTTCTTTGAGAAGAATTGTTCTTGATGAGTATTTGAGAAGCAAGAACCAAGATAATAAGAAGGAAACTTATAGACTTATCATGAGAGAACTAATCTGTGGTTTTCAGGATTGGCGGAGTCCGTTTAAAGCTATTGATGCAGATGAAGAGTTTTATATGTTCTCAggtgaaacaaaagaaactattGGTGAAGGGAGAATTGTGCAGGCCACTGTTCAGAAAGTGACAAGTGGTAAAGCCATATGTGCATTAGATTGTCGATTACCTGGGATTCTATCCAAGGAAGATTACTCAGATAATGGTAGAGATATTGTTGACTTGTCGAACAAACTGTGTGAAGGCGATATGGTTACTTGCAAGATCATATCAATTCAAAAGAATAGGTATCGTGTGCTCCTTGTCTGCAAAGAAAGCGAAATGAGAAAGAACATAAATTTCGAGGATGTTGATGAGTATTACCACGAGGAGGAACAGAACAATGCCATGGTAGAGAAAGAGAAGGCtcctaaagaaaagaaacagtttAAGTCTCGGATGATTGTTCATCCTCGGTTTCAGAACATTACTGCTGAGCAAGCAGCAGAGTATTTGTCTGATAAGAATATTGGAGAAAGCATTGTTCGTCCAAGCTCACGAGGACTGAATCATCTGACTTTGATGATCAAGATTTTTGATAATGTGTATGCTAACAAGGAGATAATCGAAGGTGACAAGGAGAGCAAGGACATAGTGAGCTTACAACGTATTGGTAAAACATTGAAAATTGGGAATGAAACCTTCGAGGATCTAGATGAG GTAATGGATAGGTATGCTGACCCTTTGGTAACTCATCTTATGACAATGATCAACTACCGTAAATTTCGGACTGGGACAAAGTCGGAAATAGATGATCTACTTCGGGTTGAGAAGGGTGAAAACCCCAAAATGGTAGTTTACGGTTTTGATGTATCGCATGAACATCCAGGGAGCTTTATATTGTCTTACATACGATCTGCAAATCCGCACCATGAGTACATTGGTTTATATCCAAAGGGATTCAAGTTCAGGAAAAGAATGTTTGGGGATCTTGATAAGCTTGCTGCTTATTTCAAG